GGACGGCAACTACACCTACGACACCACCGCCACCGGCATCAAGGCGTACATCATCGACACCGGCATCAACACCGCCCACACCGCCTTCGGGGGCCGCGCCGTCTGGGGCACCAACACCACCGGCGACGGCAACAACAGCGACTGCCAGGGCCACGGCACGCACGTGGCAGGCACGGTCGGCAGCAGCACCTACGGCGTCGCCAAGGCCGTCAGCCTGATCGCCGTGAAGGTCCTCGACTGCGCCGGCAGCGGCACCAACTCCGGCGTGATCGCCGGCGTGAACTGGGCCGTGAGCAACAAGGGCACCAGCAAGGCCGTGGCGAACATGAGCCTCGGCGGCGGCTTCAGCCAGGCCGTGAACGACGCCGTGAACAGCGCCGCCAGCCAGAACCTCGTGATGGTCGTCGCCGCCGGCAACGAGAACCAGAACGCCTGCAACGTCTCCCCCGCCAGCGCCGCCAGCGCCATCACGGTCGGCAGCACCACCAACACCGACGCCCGCAGCTCCTTCAGCAACTTCGGCACCTGCGTCGACATCTTCGCGCCCGGCAGCAACATCACCAGCACCTGGATCGGCTCCACCACCGCCACGAACACCATCAGCGGCACCTCCATGGCCTCCCCGCACGTGGCCGGCGCCGCCGCCCTGGCCCTGGCGAACGGCGGCAGCACCACCAGCGGCGTGACCAGCACGCTCATCAACAACGCCACCACCGGCAAGGTCACGGGCGCCGGCACCGGCAGCCCCAACCGCCTGCTGTACACCGGCGCCGGCACCGTCACCCCGCCCCCCACCGGCACCACCTACACCGGCACGGTCGCCAGCCTCGGCAACTCCTACCAGCCCGGCACCGCCGGCTTCAGCTACGCGGGCGGCACCCTGAAGGGCAACCTGAGCGGCCCGTCGGGCACCGACTTCGACCTGTACCTGCAGAAACTCTCCGGCACCACCTGGACCCAGGTGGCCGCCAGCGAGGGCAGCACCAGCACCGAGGCGATCACCTACGCGGCCACCAGCGGCACGTACCGCTGGCGCGTGTACGCCTACTCCGGCAGCGGCAGCTACACCCTGACCGAAACCCGCTGAACCGCGCCCACCCCGGACCGTCCTCCCCACGGGGCGGTCCGTTTCGCTCGCCCGCCCCTCCCCTGACGAGGTTCCCCATGTTCAAACCCCTGCACGCCGTCCTGACCGCCGTGGGCCTGCTGGCCCTCTCTGCCTGCTCCACCCAGTCCACCCCCAGCGCCGGGGCCGCGCTGCCCGCCGAATCCCTGACCGTGACCGGCACCACCCCCGCCTTCAGTGACCTGAGCAGCCAGATCGTGTACGGCACCGTCACCAGCGTCACCAACCGCCCCTACCAGGTCAGCGTGACCCCCAGCACCGAACTCTCGGGCGGCTGGTGCGGCGGCACCCTGATCAGCTCGACCTGGATCCTGACCGCCGCGCACTGCGTGGACGGCTACGCCGCCAGCTCCATGCGCGTGCGCGCCGGCATCAACAACCTGACCACCAGCACCGGGCAGCTGCGCACCGCCGCGCAGATCATCATGCACCCCAGCTACAACACCAGCACCTCCGCCAACGACATCGCCCTGATCCGCGTGAGCGCCTTCACGCTGGGCAGCACCGTGCAGCCCGCCGCGCTGCCCGGCAACGCGGTCGAGGCCATCCTGGACGTGAACGGCAAGAGCGCCACCGTCAGCGGCTGGGGCAAGACCGAGACCGGCGCGTACAGCAACACCGCGCTGCGTGAAGTCACCATTCCCATCACACCCACCGGCACCGACTGCGGCACCCGCCCCGCCAACACCATCTGCGGGAAGTACGCCAGCGGCAAGGACTCCTGCAACGGCGACAGCGGCGGCCCGCTCGCCGCGCCCTACAACGGCAAGTTCTACGTGCTGGGCGCCGTCAGCTACGGCCCGGCCGCGTGCCGCGGCTACGGCGTGTACACCCGCGTGAACGGCTTCATCAACTGGATCGCGCAGAACACCGGCATCGCCGCGCAGTAACCCGTTCCACCCACAGGCGAACCGCGGCTCCCTCCCGCCCGGTTCGCCTTCTGCTGCCGCGCCTCCATCCGCGAGAATGGAGCGCGTGCCCCTTCCCGCTCCGCTGACCAGCCACGCCCAGGCGACCGCGCACCTGTCCCTCGATCCCATCCTGGCCGGGGTGATCGCCCGCGTGGGCGACCTGCCGGTCCTGACCCCCACCCCCGACCCGTTCGGAACGCTGATCCGCAACGTGACCGGGCAGCAGCTGAGCGTGAAGGCCGCCGCCAGCATCCACGCCCGCCTGACCGGCACGCTGGGCGAGGTGAGCGCCGACACCCTGCTGGCCACCAGCGGCGACACCCTGCGCGGCACCGGCCTGTCCTGGGCGAAGGTCCGCACCGTGCAGGCCATCGCGCAGGCCGCGAAGACCGGCGCGGTGAACTTCGCGCACCTGAGCGAGCAGGACGACGAGACCGTGATCCGCGAACTGCTGCCCCTGCCCGGCATCGGCCGCTGGACCGCCGAGATGTTTCTGATGTTCGCCCTGGCCCGCCCCGACGTGTTCAGCCTCGGCGACCTCGCGCTGCGCCAGGGCCTCGCGCGGCTGCACCCGGACACCCCCAGCGCCGAGGTGCTGTCCCGCTGGGCCCCGTACCGCACCCTCGCCGCCCGCTACGTCTGGGCCGACAACGCCCGCGTGAAGGGCGGCGGGGAACCGGTGTAAGCGGCGGATGGCGTGTGCGCGGCGAACCCGCCTGCGTCAATCCCACCCACTCCCTACTGCCGCTTCTGCCACTCCTCGAAGGGAATGCGGTCGATGACGAAGGTGTCGCGCGTGCGGGCGTACGTGCCGCGGCCGCCCATGCGGCCGACCAGGTCCAGCGCGGCCGTGTCCACGTGGTGCCGCTCGGCGTCCTGCACGGCGTCCGAGCGCAGGGTCAGGCCCAGCACCTCGCCCAGGATGATGCGGGTGCGGCCGATGGTCAGGGTCTGCACCTCGCGGCATTCCAGCGCGGCGGGCGCGGCGGCCACACGCGGCACACGGACCTTCACGCCCGGCAGCAGGGGAATGCCGAGTGCCTCGGGTTCCGCGTGCCCGCGCGGGAAATCCGTGGCGGTGGCGTTCATGGTGACGGCCAGCGCCTCGCTGACGAGGTTCACGGTGAACTCGCCGCCCGCACCGATGTTCAGCGCGGTGTCCTTGGGTGTGCCGTCGGCGCGGTCACCCGGCGCGAACGCCACGACGGGCGGATCGCTGCCCATCAGCCCGAAGAACGAGTACGGCGCGAGGTTCACGTGCCCGTCCGCGCCCAGCGTCCCCACCCAAGCGATGGGGCGCGGTACGACGGTGGCGGTCAGCAGCTTGTAACGCGCGGCGGCGGGCAGCGCGGTCAGGTCGAAGTGTTGAACGTCCGGCGGGGCCTGGGTCATGCCGGCAGCGTAGCGGTAGCATGGCGCCCATGACTGAGCCCCAGGCCACCCCGCAGTCCACCGGCACGTACCGCGAGGCCTACGCCCGCCTGTCGCGCATCGCGGCGGAACTGGAATCCGGCGAGGCCGACCTCGACCGCGTGCTGCCGCTGCTGGAGGAAGCCCGCGAGGCCTACGCGCAGTGCCGCGCGCGCATCGAGGCGGTGCGCGCCGTCCTGGCCGGCGACTGGGCCGACGAGGACGCCGGAAACGACGCAGACGGGACTGACGCGGACGACGGGGCGTAGGCCATGCGTGGCAGGTGGGAGTGGGTCGGGGGTCATCCCCGACCCACTCCCCCTTCCCTGCTCCCTACTCCCTACCCCCTGCTCACCCCCTGCAGGTCCGCGACGGCCTGCGCGACCGGGGTGTCCCCGGCGATCACCTCGAAGGTCTGGCGCACGCTGCGCGGGTCGTTCAGGCAGGCAAGCACCACGGCGGCCACGTCGTCGCGGGGGATCATGCCGCGCGGGGCGGGCATTCCGGCACTGACCCGGCCGGAGCCCGGCGTGTCGCTCAGGCCGCCGGGCCGCAGGACGGTCCAGTCGAGCCCGCTGGCCTGCACGTGCGCGTCCGAGACGGCCTTCACGCGCAGCACGGCGTTCAGGAAGGGCGGCATCTGGTCCGGGCGGTCCACGCCCATGGAACTGACGACCACCAGGCGGCGGGGGCCGCCACTGCCGGCGCGGCGGACGAGTTCGTCGGTCAGGGCGATCAGGGCGTCCCCGTCGATGGCGCGGTAATGGCCGCCGGCCCCGCCGCCGGCGGCCCACACGACCGCTTCTGCGCCGTCCAGGGCGTGCCTCCAGTCGCCGGTCAGGTCGCCCAGGACGGGCGCGGCGCCACGCAGGGCGAGCATGTCCGCCTGGTCCTGCGTGCGGACCAGCGCCGTCACGTGATGTCCGGCCTGCGCGGCCTGCTGCACGACGCGGCGCCCCACGCCACCCGCCGCTCCGATGACAGTGATGTTCATGCGGCCCAGCCTACGCCCGCACCCGGCGGCGGTCACTGTCGGCCCGCCCACAGTGGGAAGCCGGGGAGCCCTTCACCCGCTCCGTTCAGGGTCGCCCGGCCACGACGGGCCCGTCCCGCGCGGCCCGCCACGCCCCCCTGCGGACGCGGCGTGGTCTGCGCGTCCGGGGCGGGCACCCGCGTGAATGGTGCGCAGGGTCGTCGGTGCAGGCCCGGCCGCAGGCGTATCCTCTGAACCTGATGAGTGACGTCGCCCGCCCTGACCTGAACGGCTCCGCCTCTCCCACTCCGGCCGCCTCGCCCGCGCGGACCGCGCCGGAACCGGCCGCGCCTCACGTGCACCCGGCCGTGTACCGCTTCGTGGTGAACGTGACGTACCTGCCGGTCCTGGCGAGCGGCATGCACCTCGAGGTGCACGGGCGTGAACACGTTCCCGCGCCCGGCACGCCGCTGGTCGTGGCGGCCAATCACGTGAGCGGCCTGGACCCGTTCCTGGTGGCGCGGGCGCTGCCGCCGGGGCGGTTCCTGCAGTTCATGGCGAAGAAGGAACTGTTCGTGCCGCTGATCGGGGACGTGATCCGCGCCGGCGGGTCGTTCCCGGTGGACCGCAGCGGCAACGACCTGGGCGCGGTCCGCACGTCCCTGCGGATCCTGAAGGTGGGCGGCACGGTCGGGATCTTCCCGCAGGGCACGCGCGGCGGCGGCGAACTGCACGGCGGGGCGGCGCTGATCGCCGCCAAGGGCCGCGCGCCGATCCTGCCGGCCGGGATCAGCCGCGACGGGAAACGCTGGATCGTGCGCTTCGGCGAGCCCATCTCGCCGCGCGGCGGGATCAAGAACGTCACGGCGGAACTGGGCGAGGCGCTCTCGGCGCTGGCCGTGCCGGTCGGCCGGGCGTACTGAGCGGGGCCGCCGCCGTGCGCGCCTACCCGCTGCCAGGCAGGGCGTACGGGGCGGGCCGCCGGGCGCTCCAGAAGGTCAGCGTGCCATGAATCAGGAACAGGACCGTCAGCAGCGCGAAGATGCCGTGCGTGACGCCGTGCAGCGCGCCGAAGGCGGCCATGCACGCGGCCAGGATCAGCCATGACCAGCGGCCCCACGTGAACCCGCCGTACAGGCCGGCGATGGCGAGCGTGCTGAGCAGGATGATGCTGAACAGCGCGAATTCCGGCCCAGCGGTCAGCGCCTGCTGCTGCGAGATGTAGTAGATCAGGAACGCGAAGGTCAGGAAGCCGCCCA
This genomic interval from Deinococcus depolymerans contains the following:
- a CDS encoding serine protease, whose product is MFKPLHAVLTAVGLLALSACSTQSTPSAGAALPAESLTVTGTTPAFSDLSSQIVYGTVTSVTNRPYQVSVTPSTELSGGWCGGTLISSTWILTAAHCVDGYAASSMRVRAGINNLTTSTGQLRTAAQIIMHPSYNTSTSANDIALIRVSAFTLGSTVQPAALPGNAVEAILDVNGKSATVSGWGKTETGAYSNTALREVTIPITPTGTDCGTRPANTICGKYASGKDSCNGDSGGPLAAPYNGKFYVLGAVSYGPAACRGYGVYTRVNGFINWIAQNTGIAAQ
- a CDS encoding SDR family oxidoreductase, coding for MNITVIGAAGGVGRRVVQQAAQAGHHVTALVRTQDQADMLALRGAAPVLGDLTGDWRHALDGAEAVVWAAGGGAGGHYRAIDGDALIALTDELVRRAGSGGPRRLVVVSSMGVDRPDQMPPFLNAVLRVKAVSDAHVQASGLDWTVLRPGGLSDTPGSGRVSAGMPAPRGMIPRDDVAAVVLACLNDPRSVRQTFEVIAGDTPVAQAVADLQGVSRG
- a CDS encoding flavin reductase family protein codes for the protein MTQAPPDVQHFDLTALPAAARYKLLTATVVPRPIAWVGTLGADGHVNLAPYSFFGLMGSDPPVVAFAPGDRADGTPKDTALNIGAGGEFTVNLVSEALAVTMNATATDFPRGHAEPEALGIPLLPGVKVRVPRVAAAPAALECREVQTLTIGRTRIILGEVLGLTLRSDAVQDAERHHVDTAALDLVGRMGGRGTYARTRDTFVIDRIPFEEWQKRQ
- the xseB gene encoding exodeoxyribonuclease VII small subunit → MTEPQATPQSTGTYREAYARLSRIAAELESGEADLDRVLPLLEEAREAYAQCRARIEAVRAVLAGDWADEDAGNDADGTDADDGA
- a CDS encoding DNA-3-methyladenine glycosylase family protein; the encoded protein is MERVPLPAPLTSHAQATAHLSLDPILAGVIARVGDLPVLTPTPDPFGTLIRNVTGQQLSVKAAASIHARLTGTLGEVSADTLLATSGDTLRGTGLSWAKVRTVQAIAQAAKTGAVNFAHLSEQDDETVIRELLPLPGIGRWTAEMFLMFALARPDVFSLGDLALRQGLARLHPDTPSAEVLSRWAPYRTLAARYVWADNARVKGGGEPV
- a CDS encoding lysophospholipid acyltransferase family protein; protein product: MSDVARPDLNGSASPTPAASPARTAPEPAAPHVHPAVYRFVVNVTYLPVLASGMHLEVHGREHVPAPGTPLVVAANHVSGLDPFLVARALPPGRFLQFMAKKELFVPLIGDVIRAGGSFPVDRSGNDLGAVRTSLRILKVGGTVGIFPQGTRGGGELHGGAALIAAKGRAPILPAGISRDGKRWIVRFGEPISPRGGIKNVTAELGEALSALAVPVGRAY
- a CDS encoding S8 family peptidase, whose translation is MNARIALGTLALTLALASCGTQNAAAPTAETATDAVTRTQAPLLGTTNPEAIPGQYIVVLSGGQNDGSIKLQSGDTLISSLGLDPQGVQVQQIYTQTIQGFAAKLSAQNLARLQADPRVKYIEQDARMHMNATQTGATWGLDRIDQRNLPLDGNYTYDTTATGIKAYIIDTGINTAHTAFGGRAVWGTNTTGDGNNSDCQGHGTHVAGTVGSSTYGVAKAVSLIAVKVLDCAGSGTNSGVIAGVNWAVSNKGTSKAVANMSLGGGFSQAVNDAVNSAASQNLVMVVAAGNENQNACNVSPASAASAITVGSTTNTDARSSFSNFGTCVDIFAPGSNITSTWIGSTTATNTISGTSMASPHVAGAAALALANGGSTTSGVTSTLINNATTGKVTGAGTGSPNRLLYTGAGTVTPPPTGTTYTGTVASLGNSYQPGTAGFSYAGGTLKGNLSGPSGTDFDLYLQKLSGTTWTQVAASEGSTSTEAITYAATSGTYRWRVYAYSGSGSYTLTETR